In one window of Thalassococcus arenae DNA:
- a CDS encoding alpha-hydroxy acid oxidase, protein MDLDLTYPAVSDLRARARRRIPHFAFEYLDSGTGTELQVARNRQALDDVLFLPDILPGRVAPDFTTRFMGTDYARPFGIAPLGMSGLMWPGAEAILARFAQAARIPYAISTVATRLPEEIGPLSGDMGWFQLYCPADAGIRRDMLRRARDSGFTKLILTVDVPDDSRRERQRRAKLTLPPKITPRVIWEILTHPRWSLGTLKVGQPRLRLPESYLDRVESLSSLAHAGHIIRGAPDWDTLKALRSEWDRDFLVKGVMCPDAAKRLVSEGVDAIWVSNHSGRQFEPGPAAITQLPMIRDAVGPDMPLLFDSGVSSGMDVLRALALGANFVMLGRAWHYAVAALGDAGPAHLMHILTDDMQLNMAQIGTHALSDLPRRLIRQASNS, encoded by the coding sequence ATGGATCTCGACCTGACCTACCCGGCCGTCTCGGACCTGCGTGCGCGCGCCCGCCGGCGCATCCCGCATTTCGCCTTCGAATATCTCGACAGCGGCACCGGTACCGAGCTGCAGGTCGCGCGCAATCGCCAGGCGCTGGACGATGTGCTGTTCCTGCCAGACATCCTGCCGGGCCGGGTCGCGCCGGATTTCACCACGCGTTTCATGGGCACCGACTATGCCCGTCCCTTCGGCATCGCACCGCTGGGCATGTCCGGGCTGATGTGGCCCGGCGCCGAGGCGATCCTGGCGCGCTTCGCGCAAGCCGCGCGCATCCCCTACGCGATCTCCACCGTCGCCACCCGGCTGCCCGAGGAGATCGGACCGCTTTCCGGAGACATGGGCTGGTTCCAGCTCTATTGCCCGGCCGACGCGGGGATCCGCCGCGACATGCTGCGCCGCGCCCGCGACAGCGGCTTCACCAAGCTGATCCTGACCGTCGACGTGCCCGACGACAGCCGCCGCGAACGCCAGCGCCGGGCCAAGCTGACCCTGCCGCCGAAAATCACGCCGAGGGTGATCTGGGAAATCCTGACCCATCCGCGCTGGTCGCTGGGCACGCTGAAGGTCGGTCAGCCGCGCCTCCGACTGCCCGAAAGCTACCTTGACCGGGTCGAATCCCTGTCGTCGCTCGCCCATGCCGGCCACATCATCCGCGGCGCCCCGGACTGGGACACGCTGAAGGCGTTGCGCAGCGAATGGGATCGCGATTTCCTCGTCAAGGGCGTGATGTGCCCCGACGCCGCCAAACGGCTGGTCAGCGAAGGGGTCGATGCGATCTGGGTGTCGAACCATTCCGGGCGGCAATTCGAACCCGGCCCGGCGGCGATCACCCAGCTTCCCATGATCCGCGACGCCGTCGGCCCGGACATGCCGCTGCTTTTCGACAGCGGGGTCAGTTCCGGCATGGACGTTCTGCGTGCCCTCGCGCTCGGCGCGAATTTCGTCATGCTTGGCCGGGCCTGGCATTACGCTGTCGCCGCGCTCGGCGATGCCGGTCCGGCGCATCTGATGCACATCCTGACCGACGACATGCAGCTCAACATGGCCCAGATCGGCACGCACGCCCTCTCCGATCTGCCGCGCCGCCTGATCCGGCAGGCGTCAAATTCCTGA
- a CDS encoding ATP-dependent helicase — MSSFDDIDAFEGASLAARAVAARPAPYLDGLNPAQREAVERLDGPVLMLAGAGTGKTKALTTRIVHLLNTGRARPNEILAVTFTNKAAREMKMRVSGLLGQTVEGMPWLGTFHAICVKLLRRHAELVDLKSNFTILDTDDQLRLLKQLVSAAGIDDKRWPARQLASIIDGWKNRALTPDKVPAADAGAYNHRGPELYAQYQVRLRELNAVDFGDLLLHMVTIFQTHADVLDQYRRWFRYILVDEYQDTNVAQYLWLRLLAGGHKNICCVGDDDQSIYGWRGAEVGNILRFEQDFPGAHVVRLEQNYRSTAHILAAASGVIRGNASRLGKELWTEAEGGEKVRLIGHWDGEEEARWVGEEIEAMQRGTRGLRAFSLDEMAILVRASHQMRAFEDRFLTIGLPYRVIGGPRFYERMEIRDAMAYFRLVVSPEDDLAFERIVNTPKRGLGDKAQQKIQMTAREHGVSLIEGAQILLDLKGLGGKGAMELQALLDGVARWGRMTGDKDLSHMELAEIVLDESGYTAMWQNDKTPEAPGRLENLKELVKALEGFENLQGFLEHVSLVMDNDSDDGGAKVSIMTLHAAKGLEFPAVFLPGWEDGLFPSQRSMDESGVKGLEEERRLAYVGITRAEEVCTVSFASNRRVFGQWQSSLPSRFIDELPEEHVEVLTPPGLYGGGYGAAGMALGAGSGLEARAAEANVYNSPGWKRLQARAADRPVSQPRESRNTVIDLEAVSAFAVGDRVFHQKFGYGGIVGIEGDKLEIEFDKAGTKKVVARFIHAADDIPF, encoded by the coding sequence ATGAGCAGTTTCGACGATATCGACGCCTTCGAGGGCGCTTCGCTGGCGGCGCGCGCGGTGGCGGCGCGACCGGCGCCTTATCTCGACGGGTTGAACCCGGCGCAGCGCGAAGCCGTGGAGCGGCTGGACGGGCCGGTGCTGATGCTGGCCGGTGCGGGCACCGGCAAGACCAAGGCGCTGACCACGCGCATCGTGCATCTGCTGAACACCGGCCGGGCGCGGCCGAACGAGATCCTGGCGGTCACCTTCACCAACAAGGCGGCGCGCGAGATGAAGATGCGGGTCTCGGGCCTGCTGGGTCAGACGGTGGAGGGGATGCCGTGGCTGGGCACTTTCCACGCGATCTGCGTGAAACTGCTGCGCCGTCATGCCGAGCTGGTGGATCTGAAGTCCAATTTCACCATTTTGGATACCGACGACCAGCTGCGGTTGCTCAAGCAGCTGGTGAGCGCGGCGGGGATCGACGACAAGCGCTGGCCTGCGCGGCAGCTGGCCAGCATCATCGACGGCTGGAAGAACCGCGCGCTGACGCCCGACAAGGTACCCGCCGCCGATGCCGGGGCCTACAATCACCGGGGACCGGAGTTGTATGCGCAGTACCAGGTGCGGTTGCGCGAGCTGAACGCGGTGGATTTCGGCGATCTGCTGCTGCACATGGTCACGATCTTTCAGACCCATGCGGATGTGCTGGATCAATACCGCCGCTGGTTCCGCTATATCCTCGTGGACGAATACCAGGACACCAACGTCGCCCAGTACCTGTGGCTGCGGCTGCTGGCGGGCGGGCACAAGAACATCTGCTGCGTCGGCGACGACGACCAGTCGATCTATGGCTGGCGCGGCGCAGAGGTGGGCAACATCCTGCGCTTCGAGCAGGACTTTCCCGGCGCCCATGTGGTCCGGCTGGAACAGAATTACCGCTCGACCGCGCATATCCTGGCCGCCGCGTCCGGCGTGATCCGCGGCAATGCCTCGCGGCTGGGCAAGGAATTGTGGACCGAGGCCGAGGGCGGCGAGAAGGTGCGCCTGATCGGCCATTGGGACGGCGAGGAGGAGGCCCGCTGGGTCGGCGAGGAAATCGAGGCGATGCAGCGCGGCACGCGGGGCCTGCGGGCGTTTTCGCTGGACGAGATGGCGATCCTGGTGCGCGCCAGCCACCAGATGCGCGCCTTCGAGGACCGGTTCCTGACCATCGGTCTGCCCTATCGCGTGATCGGCGGGCCGCGGTTCTACGAGCGGATGGAGATCCGCGACGCGATGGCCTATTTCCGCCTGGTGGTCAGCCCCGAGGATGACCTGGCCTTCGAACGTATCGTCAATACGCCCAAGCGCGGCCTGGGCGACAAGGCGCAACAGAAGATCCAGATGACCGCGCGTGAACACGGCGTCAGCCTGATCGAGGGGGCGCAGATCCTGCTGGACCTCAAGGGGTTGGGCGGCAAGGGCGCGATGGAACTGCAAGCCCTGCTGGATGGTGTGGCGCGTTGGGGCCGGATGACCGGCGACAAGGATCTGTCGCACATGGAACTGGCCGAGATCGTCCTGGACGAGAGCGGCTATACCGCGATGTGGCAGAACGACAAGACACCCGAGGCGCCGGGGCGGCTGGAGAACCTCAAGGAACTGGTCAAGGCCTTGGAAGGCTTCGAGAATCTGCAAGGGTTCCTGGAACATGTCAGCCTGGTGATGGACAATGACAGCGACGATGGCGGCGCCAAGGTGTCGATCATGACGCTGCACGCCGCCAAGGGGCTGGAATTTCCGGCCGTGTTCCTGCCGGGCTGGGAAGACGGCCTGTTCCCGTCGCAGCGGTCGATGGATGAGTCGGGCGTCAAGGGGCTCGAAGAGGAGCGCCGGCTGGCCTATGTCGGCATCACCCGGGCCGAGGAGGTCTGCACGGTTTCGTTTGCCTCGAACCGGCGGGTTTTCGGCCAATGGCAGTCGTCGCTGCCGTCGCGGTTCATCGACGAGTTGCCCGAGGAGCATGTCGAGGTGCTTACGCCGCCGGGCCTGTATGGCGGCGGCTACGGCGCGGCGGGCATGGCGCTCGGGGCCGGGTCGGGGCTGGAAGCCCGTGCGGCCGAGGCGAATGTCTACAATTCACCGGGCTGGAAACGCCTGCAGGCGCGGGCCGCGGACCGCCCTGTCAGCCAGCCGCGCGAGTCGCGCAATACCGTGATCGATCTCGAGGCGGTATCGGCCTTTGCCGTGGGCGACCGGGTGTTCCACCAGAAGTTCGGCTATGGCGGGATCGTCGGCATCGAAGGCGACAAGCTCGAGATCGAGTTCGACAAGGCCGGCACGAAAAAGGTGGTGGCGCGATTCATCCACGCCGCCGACGACATTCCGTTCTAG
- a CDS encoding pyruvate carboxylase — MPDFQKILVANRGEIAIRIMRAANEMGKKTVAVYAEEDKLGLHRFKADEAYRIGEGLGPVQAYLSIPEIIRVAKASGADAIHPGYGLLSENPELVDACDANGITFIGPRAETMRALGDKASARRVAIAAGVPVIPATEVLGDDMAAIRREAAEIGYPLMLKASWGGGGRGMRPILSEDEVEEKVLEGRREAEAAFGNGEGYLEKMITRARHVEVQILGDKHGQIYHLYERDCSVQRRNQKVVERAPAPYLSEAQREELCELGRKICAHVNYECAGTVEFLMDMETGKFYFIEVNPRVQVEHTVTEEVTGIDIVQAQILIAEGKSLAEATGKASQYDIRLNGHALQTRVTTEDPQNNFIPDYGRITAYRSATGMGIRLDGGTAYAGGVVTRFYDSLLTKVTAWAPTPEKAIRRMDRALREFRIRGVSTNIDFVINLLRHPTFLTNQYTTKFIDETPELFDFKPRRDRGTKVLTYIADITVNGHPEVQGRPRPAEDLKPARPPKPRVEQPAFGTKNLLDSKGPKALVDWINDQTQVLVTDTTMRDGHQSLLATRMRSLDMIKVAPAYAANLPQLFSVECWGGATFDVAYRFLQECPWQRLRDLRAAMPNLMTQMLLRGANGVGYTNYPDNVVQAFVKQAAETGVDVFRVFDSLNWVENMRVAMDAVLETDRVLEGTICYTGDILDPARAKYDLKYYVTMGKQLRDAGSHLLGLKDMAGLLKPSAAAALIKALKEEVGLPVHFHTHDTSGAAIATIMEAQRAGVDIVDAAMDALSGNTSQPTLGSVVEALRHTKRDTGLDIGAIREISNYWEAVRGQYAAFESGMQAPASEVYLHEMPGGQFTNLKAQARSMGLEERWHEVAQTYADVNAMFGDIVKVTPSSKVVGDMALMMVSQNLTRAQVEDPDTEVSFPDSVIGMMRGDLGQPPGGFPETIVKKVLKGEKPNTERPGKHLPPADLEAARAEIAKVLGIDIDDEDLNGYLMYPKVFTDYMQRHAIYGPVRTLPTRTFFYGMEPGEEISAEIDPGKTLEIRLQAIGDTGDDGQVKVFFELNGQPRTIRVPDRKAKAVAAARPKAETGNANHVGAPMPGVVASVAVTPGAKVKEGDLLLTIEAMKMETGLHADRDAVIKAVHVSPGAQIDAKDLLVQFEQPDPYP, encoded by the coding sequence ATGCCCGATTTCCAGAAAATCCTTGTTGCCAACCGGGGCGAGATCGCCATCCGCATCATGCGCGCCGCCAACGAGATGGGTAAGAAAACCGTCGCGGTCTATGCCGAAGAGGACAAGCTGGGCCTGCACCGGTTCAAGGCCGACGAGGCCTATCGCATCGGCGAGGGGCTGGGCCCGGTCCAGGCCTATTTGTCGATCCCCGAGATCATCCGCGTCGCCAAGGCCAGCGGTGCCGACGCGATCCATCCCGGTTATGGCCTGCTGTCGGAAAACCCCGAACTGGTCGACGCCTGCGACGCCAACGGCATCACCTTCATCGGCCCAAGGGCGGAAACCATGCGCGCGCTCGGCGACAAGGCCTCGGCCCGGCGTGTCGCCATCGCCGCCGGCGTGCCTGTCATTCCCGCCACCGAGGTGCTGGGCGACGACATGGCCGCGATCCGCAGGGAAGCGGCCGAAATCGGCTATCCGCTGATGCTCAAGGCGTCCTGGGGCGGCGGCGGCCGTGGCATGCGGCCGATCCTGTCCGAAGACGAGGTCGAGGAAAAGGTGCTCGAAGGCCGGCGCGAGGCCGAAGCCGCCTTCGGCAACGGCGAAGGCTACCTGGAAAAGATGATCACCCGCGCCCGCCATGTCGAGGTGCAGATCCTCGGCGACAAGCACGGGCAGATCTATCACCTCTACGAACGCGACTGCTCGGTCCAGCGCCGCAACCAGAAGGTCGTCGAACGCGCCCCCGCCCCTTATCTCTCCGAAGCGCAGCGCGAAGAGCTGTGCGAACTGGGCCGCAAGATCTGCGCCCATGTGAACTACGAATGCGCCGGCACGGTCGAATTCCTGATGGATATGGAAACCGGCAAGTTCTACTTCATCGAGGTCAACCCGCGCGTCCAGGTCGAACACACCGTGACCGAAGAGGTCACCGGCATCGACATCGTGCAGGCGCAGATCCTGATCGCCGAGGGCAAATCGCTGGCCGAGGCCACCGGCAAGGCGTCGCAATACGACATCCGCCTGAACGGCCACGCGCTGCAGACCCGCGTCACCACCGAAGACCCGCAGAACAACTTCATCCCCGATTACGGCCGCATCACGGCCTATCGGTCGGCCACAGGCATGGGCATCCGGCTCGACGGCGGCACGGCCTATGCCGGCGGCGTGGTCACGCGATTCTACGATTCTCTTCTGACCAAGGTCACCGCCTGGGCGCCGACGCCGGAAAAGGCGATCCGCCGGATGGACCGCGCCCTGCGCGAATTCCGTATCCGGGGCGTCAGCACCAATATCGATTTCGTCATCAACCTACTGCGGCACCCCACCTTCCTGACCAACCAGTACACGACGAAATTCATCGACGAGACGCCCGAGCTGTTCGATTTCAAGCCGCGCCGCGACCGCGGCACCAAGGTGCTGACCTATATCGCCGACATCACGGTGAACGGGCACCCCGAGGTGCAGGGCCGACCGCGCCCGGCCGAAGACCTGAAACCGGCCCGCCCGCCGAAGCCGCGCGTCGAACAACCGGCTTTCGGCACCAAGAACCTGCTGGACAGCAAGGGGCCGAAAGCCCTGGTCGACTGGATCAACGACCAGACCCAGGTCCTGGTCACCGACACCACGATGCGCGACGGGCACCAGTCGCTGCTGGCCACGCGGATGCGCTCGCTCGACATGATCAAGGTGGCGCCGGCCTATGCCGCCAACCTGCCGCAGCTGTTTTCCGTCGAATGCTGGGGCGGCGCCACCTTCGACGTGGCCTACCGGTTCCTGCAGGAATGCCCCTGGCAGCGCCTGCGCGACCTGCGCGCCGCGATGCCCAACCTGATGACCCAGATGCTGCTGCGCGGCGCCAACGGTGTGGGCTATACCAACTATCCCGACAACGTCGTTCAGGCGTTCGTCAAACAGGCGGCCGAAACCGGTGTCGACGTGTTCCGCGTCTTCGACAGCCTCAACTGGGTCGAGAACATGCGCGTCGCGATGGATGCGGTTCTGGAAACCGACCGCGTCCTGGAAGGCACGATCTGCTATACCGGAGACATCCTCGACCCTGCCCGCGCCAAGTACGACCTGAAATACTACGTCACCATGGGCAAGCAGCTGCGCGACGCCGGTTCGCACCTCCTTGGCCTCAAGGACATGGCCGGGCTGCTCAAACCGTCCGCCGCGGCAGCGCTCATCAAGGCGCTGAAGGAAGAGGTCGGCCTGCCCGTGCATTTCCACACCCACGACACGTCCGGCGCGGCCATCGCCACGATCATGGAAGCGCAGCGCGCCGGGGTCGACATCGTCGATGCGGCGATGGACGCGCTGTCCGGCAACACCTCGCAACCCACGCTTGGGTCGGTGGTCGAGGCGCTGCGCCACACCAAGCGCGACACCGGCCTGGATATCGGCGCGATCCGCGAGATCTCGAACTATTGGGAAGCGGTGCGCGGCCAGTACGCGGCTTTCGAATCCGGCATGCAGGCGCCTGCCTCCGAGGTCTACCTGCACGAAATGCCGGGCGGCCAGTTCACCAACCTCAAGGCGCAGGCGCGGTCGATGGGCCTGGAGGAACGCTGGCACGAGGTCGCCCAGACCTATGCCGATGTGAACGCCATGTTCGGCGATATCGTCAAGGTCACACCGTCGTCCAAGGTGGTGGGCGACATGGCGCTGATGATGGTCAGCCAGAACCTGACCCGCGCCCAGGTCGAAGATCCCGACACCGAGGTCAGCTTTCCCGACAGCGTCATCGGCATGATGCGCGGCGATCTGGGACAGCCCCCGGGGGGCTTTCCCGAAACCATCGTCAAGAAGGTGCTGAAGGGCGAGAAACCCAATACCGAACGCCCCGGCAAACACCTGCCCCCCGCCGATCTCGAAGCCGCCCGCGCCGAGATCGCCAAGGTCCTGGGGATCGACATCGACGACGAGGACCTGAACGGCTATCTGATGTATCCCAAGGTCTTCACCGATTACATGCAGCGCCATGCGATCTATGGCCCGGTGCGCACCCTGCCGACGCGGACGTTCTTTTACGGGATGGAACCGGGCGAAGAGATCAGCGCCGAGATCGATCCGGGCAAGACGCTGGAGATCCGCCTGCAAGCCATCGGCGACACCGGCGATGACGGCCAGGTCAAGGTGTTCTTTGAACTCAACGGGCAGCCCCGCACCATCCGCGTGCCCGACCGCAAGGCCAAGGCCGTCGCCGCCGCCCGCCCCAAGGCCGAAACCGGCAATGCCAACCATGTCGGCGCGCCGATGCCGGGCGTGGTCGCCTCGGTCGCGGTCACGCCGGGCGCCAAGGTCAAGGAAGGCGACCTGCTGCTGACCATCGAGGCGATGAAGATGGAAACCGGCCTGCACGCCGACCGCGACGCGGTGATCAAGGCGGTGCACGTTTCGCCCGGGGCGCAGATCGACGCCAAGGATTTGCTGGTGCAGTTTGAGCAGCCCGACCCTTACCCCTGA
- a CDS encoding Lrp/AsnC family transcriptional regulator, with amino-acid sequence MKFDKADIALLETLQRDGQATAQTLGEALNLSPSQAGRRRQRLEEAGVIRGYTARLDAERLGLDVQAFVQVQLARHGAAEGASFTRLLATRPEITSAWTMTGEADYLLRVFCADLPALNRLIHEVLLAHPVVARVHSQIVLGQTKPDAPLPVA; translated from the coding sequence ATGAAATTCGACAAAGCCGATATCGCGCTGCTGGAAACGCTGCAACGGGATGGCCAGGCCACCGCACAGACCCTGGGCGAGGCGTTGAACCTGTCGCCCAGCCAGGCCGGGCGCCGGCGGCAACGTCTGGAAGAGGCCGGCGTCATACGCGGCTACACCGCGCGCCTCGATGCCGAAAGACTGGGCCTCGACGTGCAGGCCTTTGTCCAGGTGCAACTGGCGCGCCACGGCGCGGCGGAAGGCGCCAGTTTCACGCGCCTCCTGGCGACCCGACCCGAGATCACCTCGGCCTGGACCATGACCGGCGAAGCCGACTACCTGCTGCGGGTGTTCTGCGCCGACCTTCCGGCACTCAACCGGCTCATCCATGAGGTGCTGTTGGCCCATCCGGTCGTGGCCCGCGTGCACAGCCAGATCGTGCTGGGCCAGACCAAGCCGGACGCGCCCCTGCCGGTGGCCTAG
- the hppD gene encoding 4-hydroxyphenylpyruvate dioxygenase, whose amino-acid sequence MGPFPHDAPQAKITVDNPAGTDGFEFVEFAHPDPQELRDLFAKMGYVHVANHKSKAIELWQQGDITYVLNAEPNSFAARFVAEHGPCAPSMAWRVVDAQHAFDHAVKNGAEPYESADKTVDWPAIKGIGGSLIYFTDQYYDTSPYNAEFTWIEQSKPRGVGFYYLDHLTHNVFKGNMDTWFGFYGRLFNFREIRFFDIEGKFTGLFSRALTSPCGRIRIPINEDRGETGQIVAYLKKYKGEGIQHIAVGARDIYDATDAIAANGIRFMPGPPDTYYDQSFDRVRGHEEPVDRMKKHGILIDGEGVVDGGETRILLQIFSKTVIGPIFFEFIQRKGDDGFGEGNFKALFESIEAEQIANGEIPGATKPAA is encoded by the coding sequence ATGGGCCCTTTCCCGCACGACGCCCCGCAAGCCAAGATCACCGTCGACAATCCGGCCGGCACCGACGGTTTCGAGTTCGTGGAATTCGCCCATCCCGATCCGCAGGAATTGCGCGATCTGTTCGCGAAAATGGGTTATGTCCACGTCGCCAACCACAAGTCCAAGGCGATCGAGCTATGGCAGCAGGGCGACATCACCTATGTGCTGAACGCCGAGCCGAACAGCTTTGCCGCGCGGTTCGTCGCCGAACACGGGCCGTGCGCGCCTTCGATGGCCTGGCGTGTCGTCGATGCGCAACATGCCTTTGACCATGCCGTGAAGAACGGTGCAGAACCCTATGAAAGCGCTGACAAAACCGTGGACTGGCCGGCGATCAAGGGGATCGGCGGCAGCCTGATCTATTTCACCGATCAGTATTACGACACCTCTCCCTACAACGCCGAATTCACCTGGATCGAGCAGAGCAAGCCGCGCGGCGTGGGCTTTTACTATCTCGATCACCTGACCCACAACGTGTTCAAGGGCAACATGGATACCTGGTTCGGGTTCTACGGACGGCTGTTCAATTTCCGTGAAATCCGGTTCTTCGACATCGAGGGCAAGTTCACCGGGCTGTTCAGCCGCGCGCTGACGTCGCCCTGCGGGCGCATCCGCATTCCGATCAACGAGGACCGGGGCGAAACCGGGCAGATCGTGGCCTATCTGAAAAAATACAAGGGCGAGGGCATCCAGCACATCGCTGTTGGCGCGCGCGACATCTACGACGCGACCGATGCCATTGCCGCGAATGGCATCCGGTTCATGCCGGGCCCGCCCGACACCTACTACGACCAGAGCTTTGACCGGGTGCGCGGCCATGAGGAACCCGTTGACCGGATGAAGAAGCACGGAATCCTGATCGATGGCGAAGGCGTGGTGGATGGCGGCGAAACCCGGATCCTGCTGCAGATCTTTTCCAAGACCGTGATCGGTCCGATCTTTTTCGAGTTCATCCAGCGCAAGGGCGATGACGGTTTCGGCGAGGGCAACTTCAAGGCGCTTTTCGAATCCATCGAAGCCGAACAGATCGCCAATGGCGAGATCCCCGGCGCGACGAAACCGGCGGCCTGA